GAGATACAGCCGCAGCGTCGCGTGGGAGGTCAGCCAGTAGTATAGCCCATGCACGAGCGGGAAGCGGTTGACGAGGCGCTCCTGCCGACCATGCTGATGGCCCACGGGCGGATACCGCAGCAGCCGCCAGAGGGCCGCGCCGCGCTGACCGATTCCCTTCATGCGGGAACGGGCTCCGCCCGCAGCACCTCGGCGACCACCGTTTCGCCGGAAAGTCCGCCGTGGCGGGCCTTGATGTCCACAAGCAGCCGGTGCGCGAGCACGGGGACGGCCAGCCGCTGCACATCGTCGGGCCGAACCGCATCGCGGTCCGCCAGGAAGGCGGCGGCCTGCGCGCAGCGTCGCAAGTCCAGCGCCCCGCGCGGGCTCGCCCCGAGCCTCAGCCGTGGCTCGCGCCGCGTTCGCTCCACGAGACGCACGATGTAATCCAGAACCGACGCCTCTACCTCGACGCGCCGCACCGCCTCCTGCATCCGCGCCAGCGCCTCGGTCTCCAGCACCGGCGTCAGCACATCCAGCGGATGCGCGGTCTCCTGGTCACGCAGCAGTTGCAGTTCGTCCTCGCGGGCGGGATAGCCCAGCGCCAGTTTCATACAGAAGCGGTCGAGTTGCGCCTCGGGCAGCGGGTAGGTGCCGTTGTGCTCGATCGGGTTTTGCGTCGCGACCACCCAGAACGGGCGGGGAAGCGGACGCGATTCGCCCTCGGTGGTCACCTGCCGCTCGCTCATCGCCTCCAGCAGCGCCGACTGGGTGCGCGGCGACGCGCGGTTGATCTCGTCCGCCAGCACGATGTTCGCCTGCACCGGCCCCGGCCGAAAGGTGAAGCTGCCCGTGGCGGCTGAGTACACCATGCCGCCGGTGATGTCGGTGGGCAGGAGGTCGGGCGTGAACTGGATGCGGGAGAACCGGGCCTTGAGCGAGACGGCCAGGG
The genomic region above belongs to Lentisphaerota bacterium and contains:
- a CDS encoding MoxR family ATPase, which produces MADPTGRDEREPIAVLSQLKANLGRVIRGKSGVIDLLLTALLSDGHVLIEDVPGTGKTTLAKALAVSLKARFSRIQFTPDLLPTDITGGMVYSAATGSFTFRPGPVQANIVLADEINRASPRTQSALLEAMSERQVTTEGESRPLPRPFWVVATQNPIEHNGTYPLPEAQLDRFCMKLALGYPAREDELQLLRDQETAHPLDVLTPVLETEALARMQEAVRRVEVEASVLDYIVRLVERTRREPRLRLGASPRGALDLRRCAQAAAFLADRDAVRPDDVQRLAVPVLAHRLLVDIKARHGGLSGETVVAEVLRAEPVPA